CTTCTGTATACGTCTCTAATTCTCCCTTTGATTCTTCATTTTCTAGGCCGCTAATTTCTATTAGGTTTTCACCAAATCGGCCTTCTGTAAACGGAAAATGATTTTGCATCGTAACAGCATGAATAAATGTAGGTTGTTTTTGTTTCTCTAACTCAGCAATTATCTCTTTACTCATCGCTAAATCACTAATATAATCTCCATCAATATCCACATTTTCCATCGTATCCTCTGCATTGAACTTATCAAATCCTAACACCTTATATACATCATCACGTTTAAAGAATGTGCGACCAAATGAATGAATTGCACTTGTGTAATAACCTTCTTTTTTCAACGCCGTAGGGATTGATGGAATTTCTTTCTTATTTGTAATAACTTGCTGATATGGTATAGAACCTGGCTTTAACAAACTCATTGAATAACTTGTTAATGCCTCAAATTCAACGTTCGCCGTATTCCCCCCAAATGTAGGAGAAATAGTTTGTCCACCAGGAAAGTTTTCTATATAATGATGTAAATTTGGTACAGGATCTTCACTAAAAGAAAGGTTGGTTATTTTCGTGGGATCCCAAAACGATTCACTCATTACAAAAATAATATTCGGTTTCTCTTTTTTCTTTTGATTCCCTATATTTCCACTATATTGTTTTTTTATATCGTTTGCTATTTGAAGCATATTTTCATTAGAATAATTTTTTGGTTTTTCCATAACTGTTGTATCTAAATTGCTAATAAACCCAAGTACAAAACCATTTGAAGCATAGTTTTCATTTTGATTCCACAAAACAAAATCTACACCTGATTTTTGAAATACTTTATTCATAAATGTATTCGTAAAATTACCATACGCATATAGAACAAAAATAGATCCTACTACTAATAAGGCTCTTATTCCTAGATGAATCTTTACATTTTGAATATACCTTCTCATATATATCCCTGCTACAATACAAACTACGACACTTACGATAATGATAAACATATAACTCCAGCTAAAATAGTCCATCACCATCGGTATAACTGATTGCATATGCGTAATTTGTGTGAAATCAGAAGGATATAACGGATCACCTCTGAAAATAAGCTTCAAATAATTCACAATACATAAAATGACTAACGTACAGCTCGTTAAAACCATACTTAGAAAAACCTTACCTATTAAATTATATACAAGAATATATATTACATAAATTACTACAAAACTTAATATAAACTGCATATTATAAAAGTAAATCCAATTCATTGCCTCTATGAAACTCATATTAACTTGCATGACAATATAAAATAACGCTACTGTATGAGCTAGCAAAAATAATATAAAATGCACTCGCAGGGATGCTCTAAGTATAGACATCTCTTTTTTATTGAAATGCGTAATATAAAACGTTATGCCCCATATGAAAATCATCATAACACTTAAAACAAGCTTTTGATTTAAATGATCTTTCATCATGTCTAAATTAAAAACCTTTAAAATTATAAACAGCATAGTTATTACTAATAAAGTCACCATACTACTTATAATGCTAGAAATTAATATATTTCTTTTTGGAAGATGAAAAAGTGTAGAACCATACTTCAATTCATTCCCTCGTTTCTATGTATTAATTTCACCCCGCATCGAAAAAACTATTTCTATTAAAATAACATATATTACATATTTCGTCTGCATACTTGCTTCTATCATGGATGTATTTTCTTAATATTCCCTTAATAAATAGTTAAATTTTGGCATACAAATTACTCATTATTGAAAAACCTAATTTCAATATTCTACTTTATGATATAATAACTATGTTTTGGAAATCCTTAATACTATTAAAGATTTCACATGAAAATACGAAAGAATTAATAAAAAAGGAGTTGCTCATTTTTGCTTACTAAGTTTAAGAGTTTGCCTAAAGCGGTATATGCAATTTTGGCGCTTTCTTTCCTGTTGCACGTTTTTTGTTTAGTAAAACAGCCAGGACTAGATGGAGAGTTAGTCAAAGTAACATATGGTGCAAATGATGCATTTAACTATTCGTTAACAGCTGAACAACTATTAAAACATGGTGTATTTGGTTATGTGTATTTAGAACCTAGTGAGGTTCCAGGGAAAAATGCATATATCACACCAGGTCAGCCATTACTATTAGCTGGCGCTATGATTATTTCTGATATTACATCCATTCCTTACTATTACGTAGCAACTGTTATTAACATGATCATGAACCTTTGTACAGTACTATTAGTATTCTTAATAGGAAAAGAATTGTTCGAAAAAAACATTTATGGAATTGTTGCAAGTATTTTATATGCTATTTATCCAAGTAACTATACATACTTCCGTACATTGCTAACAGAAGTTCCATCCATATTCTTATTGGCGTTATGTGTATATGTATTTGTTCTCGCATGGAAATACAATAAAACGAAATTCCATATATGGTTTGGAATTGTCGTTTCAATTTTACTTATGTTCCGTCCAAATCCAGCTCCAATGATGCTCATTCCTGTTCTTGTTGTGTTATTTACATATGGATTTAAAGACTCCATTCGAATCGGATTGTTATGGTTTATCGGACCGTTCTTGATTATTGGCGCATGGGTTGTTCGTAACTATTTAGCGCTCAACCAATTTATTTTATTCTCAACCCAAGGTGCAGATCCACTGATTGCCGGTGCAGATCCATTTAATAAAATTGGCTATGAAAATATAGTAAATGAAATGAGAGCTAAAGGCTTAGATGACAAAGGTGCATACGCAAAAGAATTAATCAAGAATGGATTTAAGACGGACTTCACTTATTGGTTCTCTTGGTTCACTGTCGGTAAAACAATTGAGTTATTCAAAACAGCTCCTGCTGTAGACCAATACCGTATTCATAACTTTATGCAACTATGTCATAGAGTGTTTATCATCGGTACATTCTTGAGCAGCTTCTGCCTCATGCTAAATTCATTTAAACATAAACGCGTTATGATGCTAGTAGCAAGTTCTATTATTTACATTATCTTCTCAAACTTATTCTTAGCAATTAACCGCTACGGATTTTTCATTAATCCTCTTATGTGCTTAATTCTTGCATACGGATTAATTCACATTGTGCAGAAGCTTCCATTCTTCCGCACTAACCAAGCATAA
This genomic interval from Bacillus thuringiensis contains the following:
- a CDS encoding glycosyltransferase family 39 protein — its product is MLTKFKSLPKAVYAILALSFLLHVFCLVKQPGLDGELVKVTYGANDAFNYSLTAEQLLKHGVFGYVYLEPSEVPGKNAYITPGQPLLLAGAMIISDITSIPYYYVATVINMIMNLCTVLLVFLIGKELFEKNIYGIVASILYAIYPSNYTYFRTLLTEVPSIFLLALCVYVFVLAWKYNKTKFHIWFGIVVSILLMFRPNPAPMMLIPVLVVLFTYGFKDSIRIGLLWFIGPFLIIGAWVVRNYLALNQFILFSTQGADPLIAGADPFNKIGYENIVNEMRAKGLDDKGAYAKELIKNGFKTDFTYWFSWFTVGKTIELFKTAPAVDQYRIHNFMQLCHRVFIIGTFLSSFCLMLNSFKHKRVMMLVASSIIYIIFSNLFLAINRYGFFINPLMCLILAYGLIHIVQKLPFFRTNQA
- a CDS encoding LTA synthase family protein, whose protein sequence is MKYGSTLFHLPKRNILISSIISSMVTLLVITMLFIILKVFNLDMMKDHLNQKLVLSVMMIFIWGITFYITHFNKKEMSILRASLRVHFILFLLAHTVALFYIVMQVNMSFIEAMNWIYFYNMQFILSFVVIYVIYILVYNLIGKVFLSMVLTSCTLVILCIVNYLKLIFRGDPLYPSDFTQITHMQSVIPMVMDYFSWSYMFIIIVSVVVCIVAGIYMRRYIQNVKIHLGIRALLVVGSIFVLYAYGNFTNTFMNKVFQKSGVDFVLWNQNENYASNGFVLGFISNLDTTVMEKPKNYSNENMLQIANDIKKQYSGNIGNQKKKEKPNIIFVMSESFWDPTKITNLSFSEDPVPNLHHYIENFPGGQTISPTFGGNTANVEFEALTSYSMSLLKPGSIPYQQVITNKKEIPSIPTALKKEGYYTSAIHSFGRTFFKRDDVYKVLGFDKFNAEDTMENVDIDGDYISDLAMSKEIIAELEKQKQPTFIHAVTMQNHFPFTEGRFGENLIEISGLENEESKGELETYTEGLRRSDEALQYLIEQLDNLDRPTLLVFFGDHLPSLGTNKSFYKENGYITNEKTPSERLAMAETPLLMYANFDMPNDNLGLVSPIHFSNLIFDYAGLNKSSFYQFLSELYKEIPVLRDELKVDKNGEVINDLTKKQKEMLEQYKMLQYDLLVGNQYSKDILFK